DNA sequence from the Rattus rattus isolate New Zealand chromosome 2, Rrattus_CSIRO_v1, whole genome shotgun sequence genome:
CATGTGATTCATGAAAGAATCAAGTTATCGTGTACTGACGTCATCAAAATCATCTGAAAAACTGTATCTTTTCCACTTTGAGCCCTTCCTGTCTTACAAACATAAACTATATtgtcatttaaataaatattatgctTTAAAGCCTTTACTTCTTGATTCGAATAATTTTTACATTTGAGGAAATACTGATGTATTCTGTGGCTagttttactcatttttatttgtgcGGATGGTCTATATCAGATTCTATgactttttctatatattttccatttaaataCTTGCCTGAGAAATATAATCACCTCAGATACCCGTACTggaaattttgtgtttatttctgcCTCAGAATGCCTGAGACCTGAGTTACCCAAACCAAATGATTTCCACTGGGAGTGAATCAATGCTATATTTATTgtctttgtttattattattattgttattattattatgtcattatttatttattgtagctTACTTACCGTTATTGTTCTTGGTAAGGAAAGCGAGCACAGCAAGCACAATAGAATGGAGAACTTCAAAAGCCTGTGTATGAGGAGCCAACCCGGGAGACCTCTTTACACAGGCATGGCTGGGTACAAAGCTGGAACTGTGTTCTCCTTGGGTGTCTCGTAACTATGTATGGCTCCAAGGACTCCCATACACCGTAGGATTAGGAAAGACTGTGTAGTGCAACTACTGTGAGTGCTTAGCTATAGCCTAAGCTGTTCGGTCAGACGCAGCAGACCCTCTTCAACTGCTTGGTTTTCATGGTCTTTGTGACGCCGCTCTGGTCAACATTAGCTGCTTCCTAGGGTTGTCTGTCAGAGAAGCCTGACACCTGAGGAAGAATGGACTCCAAACAGACGGAATAGCCTCTGTCTTGATCCTCACCTGCAGGGCATGTGAAGGAGACGTGAAATTCAGAATCCATCCTGGTTGGGGGGACCTTGGATGGTCACACTTTTCTGAACGGGTTCAGGGGCCCTAGCAGTGAGAAGATCTAtgcagctaactgagacagatttCGATGTGACCCTGATTCTAATGGCTGCCGAGACCCGGGAAAGGACCCTTGGAAGCAGAAATAAGCACATTGTATGGTTTATTTAATCAAACGCACTACTGAGCACGAGACATGAGGGCTACTTCTAGTTTTCTGTGTGTTGAGCCTCATTTAACTTTCTTATAAGAAAAAATGTTGCCTCTGAGTGTCTCTGTACAACTGGTTCGGTATAAAAGGAATCACGGGAACAATCACACTCATGTCCGTGAATTCTGATGAATACTGACAGCTGACCATcacttttcttcacattttttgaaacattttttaatttattcacttaaatCTCAATAtcagctcctcctctcctcccccttctcctttggtAAGGGAGAGAGACTCCCCTTCTAGGTATCATTGCCACCCCCACcatagccccccacccccatcctcctccacccCAGTCCagccttgtgggatggtggagcaccCTTTGTGTATGGGTTGAGGAGTGTAGCTGGATCCAGAGATAGAACTgttctcaaatgtctgagaaaccaccaaactgatttccagagtggttgtacaactttgcactcccaccagcaacgaaggagtgttccccttgctccataacCTTACCAACAGGTGCTATCCCTTGAgatttttaccttagccattctgatgggtgtaagacaGGGTCATTTCGATtaacatttccctgatgactaaggatgttgagcatttctttaggtgtttctcagccattcaagattcctctgtggggaattctgtgtttagctctgtaccccatttttctaATTCTGTTATTTGGTATTCTGGTGTCTAAGTTCTCGAGTTcattacatattttggatattatccttcTGCCAGATGTAGAGTTGGCTaaaaccttttcccaatctgtaggctgccattttgtcctgttgacagtgtcctttaacTTACAGAAACTTTCATGTTTCATGCGATCATGAGGGCCCACttattaattcttgaccttagtaTCAGCCATTGGTTTTCTACTTAGGAAGTTGTCTCTTGaatccatgagttcaaggttattccccactttcttttctaatagATTTAGTGTGTCTAATTTtaattgaggtctttgatcccttTGAGTTTGAGTTTCTTgcaggtgataaatatggacgtatctgcatttttctacatgtggacatccagttagaacagcaccatttattgaagatgcttttcctgttccactgtatggttttggcttctttgtaaaaaatcaagtgtgcataggtgtgtgggtttatttctggatctttgattTGAGTCATGGATAGTAATACCTCaaaaagttctttcattgttcaggatagttttagcaatcctaggttttttcatatgaagttgagaattgagTTCTTTCAAGATCttaaagaattttgttggaattttgatggaattgtaaccaagccagctcagtcaatcaacaggttctccagggcaggactgaggattgaaaagaaaaaaaaaaaggcaattagacaacatttaacATGACACCAGCCAGTTCTAAGGCTGAAGCAGCTTTActttttctcagtctgcttttatatcaatcTAGGTACATTCAAAGAACATGGTCAGTTCTCCTATCAAAGAGAAAGTGATCAAGTGAGGTAAAGATCAAAGAGATCACACCAGGTAAGAATGAAACAAAGCAATAAGGTGCCCAGAGTCACTGGGTCTGAGGGCTTAACAGGATTATCAAGACAAAGGGAAGTCACACATTGCTTGGCTGTGTTTAGCCCAGATATGAACATTCTTATCTGAGTCTACTTCTTGAGCCCAGTGACAGGTACTTGCCAAATTTCTATGAGCAgcaccaaaagctctccacaggattgtattgaatctgtagattgcttttgataagatgaccattttcaccATGTTCAGTCAACCAATCtgtgagcataggagatctttccatcttctgagatcttaatttctttcttcaaagacttgaacttcttgtcatataggcttttttacttgcttggttagaactgcaccaagatactttatattttattttattttgtggctactgtgaagggtaTTTTCTCCCTCACTTTTCCCCCAACACATTCATTGTTTATGTAAAGGAGGACTACTTCGAGTTAATTtttgtattcagccactttgctaaaggcgTTTATCAGCTGTGGGAGTTTCCTGgcagaatttttggtgtcacttatgtattctatcatatcatctttgAATCATactttgacttcctccttcccaatctgtatccccttgatctcttttacttgtcttattgctctagctagaatttcaagtactacgttgaacagatagggagagactgggcagccttatccctcattttagtggaactgctttaactctctctccatttaatttcatgtTAGCTACTAGCTTGCTACGTGTTGACTTTATTGTGTCTAGGTATGTACctagaattcctgatctctccaagactcttaacatgaaggggtgttgaattttgtcaaaggcttcttTGGCATGGAatgggatgatcatgtgtttgtctttcagtttgtctaCATGATGGATCATGTTGATGAAATTTTGTATATAGAACCATTTTCAGATGTCAAAGAAAGCGATTGTTCAGTTTGCTTAACAGGACTCAACTGCTGATCATGAAGACTTTGTCACCAGATGCACAAGGAAGTAGAAGAACTGACTTCCGTTGTCAGTTTTTTTCTGTTATCACTAAATGAGCACGCTAAGGTCCAGAAAGGAAGAGGTGAGGCAAATAATCAAGAGAGAGGCAAAACTGAAATTGCTCTACAAAGTAACGCAGCTGctccttgatttttgtttttatgggacagagtcttactatgttgcATTGCTCTGACTGGCccggaactcagtatgtagaataggctggccttgaactcacagagatcctcttgcctctgcatccagagtcctgggattaaaggcatgggccattGTGCCCGGCAGGACCACCTTTTCAGGAGCAAAAAGCATCTTTTTCACCGTTCTATGGATGAAGCATGGTTCATGTATTCCCTTTTGTTAAGACTTTTAACACACAGGAGACTAAGGACAATGTGGAAATTCACATTGTTACATGGACTGGAATCTGGCAAAGAATACAAAGTTAAAAtgataatagttttttttaatttcatttcaactTTTAATGTTAGATCATTTCTAGAGGGACTGTTGTCTAGAAGTTACAGACCTTTTAAATGAGGTGAGAAAATAAAGCTAAAGTTGCCAGGTCTCTTTTAAAAGCGTACTGGCTGATCTTGTatggcaacttgacacaatgtagtcatcagaaaggaaagagcttccgtggaggaaatgcctctgtgaggtCCAGTTGTAAGGCAACTTCTTCAATCACTGATTGATGAGGTGGgctcagcccatggtgggtgatgccatccctgggctaatGGTCCTccgttctataagaaagcagactgagcaagccatgggggagAAAGCCAGCAAACAGCACCCTCAATGGACACTCCatgagctcctgcttccaggttcctgccctgcttgatttcctgtcctgattttctttgATGAAACAGCAGTGTGGACGCGTAAGCCAAATAGACCCTTGCCTCCGCAACTTACTTTTCTATCACGGTGTTTTgtggcagcaatagaaacccagaggctggggttggggatttagctcagtggtaggcgcttacctagcaagcgcaaggccctgggttcggtccccagctccggaaaaaaaaaaaaaaaaaaaaaaaaaagaaagaaaaagaaacccagaggctaaaaagcacttaaaaaaattctatttccaaAATGAGAGTtcagagtgtgtgtctgtgggagggagggagggagggagggagggaggcagggagagagagagagagcgggcgAGCAAGCACTCTGGTTCTTTACTGCAGTGCAGCTGTAATTGAGGAACAGGCGCCATCGTGTGGCCCAGACGAAAAATAACTCCGTTGACCATGCTTCACATTTGTATTCTTGCTCTTAGAGCTGAGCTAGCTCAAAATGAATTCACCAGTTTCAACAACATCTCAGTACAAAAGACAGGTAACAgaaggggttttttgtttgtttgtttgtttttgttttgttttcaaacactTGGAACTTTCTGAAACTATCCAGAATGGCTCCAAGCTAGTGAGAATTTAGTGCCCTCTTGTGGTTGATATGTCACTTTGCAGAGAGAATGGTAAATTTGTAGAATCAATCCCAACTTTAGTAAGGGAAGACTTGATTAAAGGGTTGTAGGTTatagagaggaagaagcaagaatTTCTGGGGTGCGATTGTAAAAATAGATTGCAGATAATGTACTGTacacctttaaaataaaagaaaagatttacacTACAAATTAGAATGCAGTATGGCCAGCTGCCTCCAGCtcttgtctgtcagtctgtctgtcagtcatctatctatctatctatctatctatctatctatctatctatctatctatctatctatctatctatcatccatcatcatcatctatctatctatctatctatctatctatctatctatctatctatctaagtaAGTAACTATCTCATCAaatctgtcagtcagtctgtctgtcagttatctatctatctatctatctatctatctatctatctatctatctatctatctatctatctatcaactatctcATCAAACTGGCAAAGTAGCTAAGACTGACCTTGATCCTTTGTGTCCAACCCCTCAGTGACACAATTATAGGCATATATCACCATGCACGGTTtaactaaaattttatatttcctgTTAATCTGTCATAAGGCAAACAATAAATTCCATCttatatgcttttaaaaagaaaattttgcaAACCTGTAGTGGCTGGTTTTAGgacacttgacacaagctaaagtcatctgagaggagtgaacctcaattaagaaagtgCCTCCATAAATTTGGGCTGCAGTCAAgcttgtggggcattttcttaattattaattgatGGTGGATGACTCAATCCACCACTGTGGATTGTCACCCCTGGGAgagtggtcttgagttctataagaaagcaggccaaggaAGCCATGGGgaaaaagccagtaagcagtacccctccatgacgtctgcatcagctcctgcctccaggtctctgccctgcttgaattcgTGTCCTGACTTCTTCCAGCGATGGACCATgatctgaatctgtaagccaaaccaactctttttttccccaacttgctttgtgaccttggtgttttgtcatagtaatagaaaccctaattaagacaagtTGATATGATCTTAGTGAGTGATTGTTGTGACAATCCTGGCCATGTTTCTGGGAGGGTTGTAGAAAGAGTTTGGAACTTTGGCTAGAAAAGTATTGAGTGTTGAGGGCTCAGAGTGGGatgttctgtgggagcttggaagataaaaaTGTTGAGAACAGGGCATTCGGAGTGGACACAGCGGTCGCTGCCTCTGAAGAGAAGAATTCCCACACCTATGGCTGGGGTTCTGTGCTCAGTATTTCAGAGGCTTCCAGGCAGACTACAGACTGTGAAGAAAGGTGCAGAATCCTTCATTGGTACAGAGTGGATTTGTCACAAATTTACTACATCAAGAATTCCAGATAAAGTATTTCAGCCTAGACCTGAAGATCATGAAAAATACGGTGGAGACCCCCAGAACCCCCATAAACTGCACATTGTTACAAGAATAAGAAGCACAAAGAAGCGTTCATACTGGGAGAAAGATACAATCAAGATGCTGGGACTGCAGAAGGCACACAGCCCTCAAATTCACAAGAACATCCCGTCGGTGAATGCAAAGCTTAAAGTGGTTAAACACTTGATACGCATCCAGCCCCTGAAGCTGCCACAGGGACTTCCCACAGAAGAGACCATGTCCAGCACGTGCCTCAAGAGCACTGGGGAGTTGGTGGTGCAGTGGCAGCTGAAGCCTGTGGAGCAGGAAGCAAAGTCCTGAGGCCGCACAGATTCAGCGCACAGATGGACGTCCTGAGGAAACCGTTCTCACTGAAGTATGTTAATccagtcagaaaacaaaatgttgagaacagtgcagaagatggggGCTGGATTGCGAAGTTTCAGAGGGACGTTTCAACCTCTTGTCAGGGCTGGTTATAATTTTGATTTACATTGATTTGATtctcattggatgagaaggaagggaaggctgaggaaaacttctaggaaggagagaggaggaggagaagggacagaATCAGGATGGAGACTACGGTACAGGATGATTCAGATCCAGGTattctaggtcaattttatcttgtctaggtaggtggtttatatctttattaataggcagtgaatttattgtgtggctgtactgtggactgagaatttaacatataaatctgatggataaattacaagtttctagaactttgattctactgggctacaggggatgtgagcaaagttcctggCTAGCAGAGAGACAACCTAGAGAGGgtggctatagaatgcttggggctatcGTGGTAGAATGGCCTATGAAATATTGAACgcgatgtgtgtgtcaggcgtgTCAAGGGGGTCAGTGTGAGAAAGCAGATGGCAGAGAGACATCCAGAGAATGCAGTTCCTGAAGATCCTCACAGAGTGGGAACTCACAGGTAACAGTAGCCGCcgatccattttttatttttaccacagcaCAGGTGCACAAATGTTTGTCGTCATGAGACAGTATTATGCACCATATGTCATTGTTCATACTACAGTTTCCAGTGCTTGGCATTACCATATCTATACCAGATCACTACACACGTGTAATGTTGCATTATGTCACTAATATAGCTATGGTGTTACTTGGTGTTGGGAGTTTTTCTGGCCCATTATATTCTTAGGAGACCACTGTTATGCATTTGGGCCTTGTTGTTGGAAGCACTGTGGAACATGGCTGTTTTTCTCTTTACCTTCTCCTAAAGTATAAAAGAGTGAGAAGTTAGACTGAGTTCTGCTGGATTTTAGGTCCCTGCTCTTGTCTCTCTGCTAAGAGGCTTGTGTGTCCAGATTCTGAGGCCCATAATTTTGCCATTGCTGTTCCCTCCCCAAGGTGCCTTTATCCACAGCATGACTCAATCAGGCCAAGCAGATTTAAACCTGAGAAACACTTGGCTGTGAAACACtgaaatgatttttgtttgttttaattacaaatattCTATGTATAAACAgttgtaataaaaattataactattttaatatgtattgatATTTATAATATGCCAGGTATTttactaaatcttttttttaaagatttatttatttattttgtatataagtacactgtagctgtcttctgacacaccagaagagggcatcagattccattacagacggttgtgagccaccatgtggttgctgggatttgaactcagaacctctggaagagtagtcggtgctcttaaccactgagccatctctccagccccctactaaATCTTTAATATACTACATGCAATTTAGAACCCGCACACAAAAAAATAACCGGGGGTGGGGCGTAAGCTATTATTAGCCTAATTTATGGATGACAAAATTGAAGTTCAGTGGTTAAGTATTCCAGGGGAAGAACTGTTTGTGGGTTTGTCATCAACCCCCATGGAGCTAGGTAGTTTCAGTTCATGACAGCTCCTGTGTGTCTTTGAACTTTGGGCCAGATGATTAGAAGAAATCATGTGATTAGGACTGGGGGAGGATATATTTTGATAAGTGTcattctagtttcttttctgttgctgtggtaaaacattctgacaaaagcaacttcacAGAGAAAAGTTAACAGTTCAAGGGTCCAGTTTATCCATGTGGGCGGAGCTTGAAGCCACTGGTCACCATGGATttcacagtcaggaaacagaggtggATGGATGCATGTTcgtgttcagcttgctttcttcattttatacagtccaggaatCTCTCCCACAGAATGGCCCTAACCACAGTCAAGATCACTCTTTTCACAATCAAGGTAATCCCCTTCTGGCATGCTCAGAGGCCCCTCCCTCATTGTAAATGTTGTGTATGGCATATTTAATTCTTCCTTGAAAAGTAGCCTGGTCTTTTGCAGATTAAAAGCAAAGGGTCTAACCAGTCATGCACCAGGGTCTCTAAAATCATGAGCCAGAATTAAACTCTTTTTCTTACTATGATTATcaagattattattattagatcGTTATTATGTTATCTCTTCCATTTTAAGGTTATTcctcattaaaattattattttgattttggatggtgtgatggtttgcatatgtttgacccagggagtggcactattagaaggtgtagccttgttggaggaagtgtgtcactgtgggggcgggcttggagaccctcctcctagctgcctagggatgctcagtctgttcctggcttccttcctctatcatgcctgtctggatgctgccatactcccgcctggatgataatggattgaacctctaaacctgtgagccagccccaattaaaactttataaaacttacattgatcgtggtgtttgttcacagcaataaaaccctaactaagagagaagttggtaccaggagtgggatatcgctgtgataggcctgatcatgcttttgtttggaagaatgtggactttgggactATGGATTTGGAAAGCACTGGAATACTTTAAATGACACTTAACTATCTTAGTAGGAATTCGGGAGTCTTTGTTATTGAgaatgatttgaattgtgcaggcctggcccgagaggtttcagaggaaaagaatttcggtatgtgctgtaaagactgcttttgtgatattttgttgaagaatgtggctgctttttgcccttgtctgaagagtctgcctgtaGATAAagtgaaaagactcagattaattgcacaGACAAAAGAAGTTTCAGAAATgtccatcatagactttgttctctggttaagtctcatgaagagcattttaatgaaaaaagggaagttgagaaaggaaaaatacagaatatatggtttgagtattaaaggcacacctggaagtgaaatggagctggatcctgtgttcaagaatattaaattaaattaagagagtaatgaccttggggtaagatcccacccagctaggtTAGCTCCAGGCAatttagtacaaacctttaatcccaggacaggcatacagatctctaaattcaaggtcaatctacagagcaagattcaGGACAGTTAAGCTTAGGCAGTAAAGAAGTTAGaaatataatagaacaagggggccatgttccagctcctgcaagcagcagaactcagcagcttcagccatgcgtctctggctttatattcaagaggagaaggagactcctgggacaattgatgctgatcagctggagctaagaaagagatcagcatcactgaggtgaaatcttctggaaagtgttttttgagagctgggttccagagatgtcaaggttgtacctcgtgctgtggctggacttggtagtgtgtaagaatcacccaggtagtactggttttgaaggcatgagggGGTCATGCAAAAGGAGttgaggctactggtgaagcctagttgcaatggAAGACCACAGTATATTGGAgacgccagtaccatgggatgatcaccaagaacagatgaggcagtggagtggatcaacctgagtgctacagagggcagaactggagaagtgaagccagccctttggaagatcatgtgtggatcccagacattgaaacacgctgccttggagacccaaagatgttaaagatgccagagccataggctatctgctgaggaaagctgctaacagggagtggaaccagctcaagagaaagaagttagttgtagtcaacaaagatgaaaaaggagttgaaggtctgaagaccgctttgacatcagacatggggatggcagagtttgaagtttgcccagctattgcctgtcttaattcgggGATTACAGCTGAGTGATTAGCTAgatctcaaaagagactttgaactttggacttttaacattgttgatactgctatagactatgggaactttagAAGTTGGACtcaatgtacttttttattatgctatgtttagctatggcctccatagactcatgtgtttgaacaagcctatggaggccagggagtggaatgtgatgttttgcatatgcttggctcagggagtggcactatcagaaggtATGGCTTTGCTgaagctggaggaagtgtgtcactgtggggtgggcttggggaccctcctcctagctgcctgaggacgtgcagtctgctcctggcttccttcaagtgaagatgtagagctctcagctcctcctgcaccatgcctgcctggaggctgccatgctcccgccttgatgacgatggactgaacctctgaacctgtaagccagccccagttaaatgttgtcctttataaaacttacattggtcatggtgtctgttcacagcaataagaccctaactgagATAGATGGGGGTGGGCgaagtggggacatccttgtggatacaggagggttggggaggaggtatgggatatgaaacagtcggagggtggaccaggaagggaataaaatctggagtgtaaaaataaataaataaataaataaataaataaataaataaataaataaatatttttgaaaagttataTACTAATCATGGCCCCAGATTCCACATTTCTCCCAGCATCTCTGAAGTTCAAGGAGCATCATGGGAGATGAGGTGGAAGGACCACAGAGACCAACATGGAGGAGAGAGCAGTTGGATGCTGTGCTCCGGATATAGCACAGACATGCTGATCAGGAGCACATGCAGGGCCACTGTCTGCATGGGCC
Encoded proteins:
- the LOC116894680 gene encoding 39S ribosomal protein L30, mitochondrial-like; protein product: MAGVLCSVFQRLPGRLQTVKKGAESFIGTEWICHKFTTSRIPDKVFQPRPEDHEKYGGDPQNPHKLHIVTRIRSTKKRSYWEKDTIKMLGLQKAHSPQIHKNIPSVNAKLKVVKHLIRIQPLKLPQGLPTEETMSSTCLKSTGELVVQWQLKPVEQEAKS